From the genome of Streptomyces sp. JH34:
CGTCTCAGAGATACAGACCGGCGTCCGCCCCCGCGTCCTGCTTCGGCACGGACGCGGGCCCGTTGCCCCGCCGCAGGGCGTACAGCTCGGCGAGCGTCGCGCCCTCACGGCCGATGCCCTTCTCCGTGCCCAGCCAGGACACCGACTCGGAGCGGGTCAGCGAGCCCACCTCGATGCGGGCGAGGCAGCGGCCCGGCCTGACGACGGCCGGGTGCAGCCGCTCCAGGTCCTCGTTGGTCGTCACCCCCACCAGGACGTTGCGGCCCTGGCCGAGCAGACCGTCGGTCAGGTTGAGCAGACGGGACAGAGCCTGACCGGCCGTGTGCTTGGCCTCGCCGCGGATCAGCTCGTCGCAGTCCTCCAGCAGGAGCAGCCGCCACCGTCCCTTCGACGAACCGTCGTCCTCACCGATGGCGATGTCCATCAGATAGCCGACGTCGTTGAACAGCCGCTCCGGGTCCAGCACGCAGTCGACCTGGCACCAGTCCCGCCAGGACCGGGCCAGGGTGCGCAGCGCCGAGGTCTTGCCGGTGCCCGGCGGGCCGTGCAGCAGGAGGAGCCGGCCGGCGATGTCGTCGGGGGTCACCCTCATCAGCCGGTCCATCGCGTCGGCCACCGGAGCCGTGTAGTTGGACCGGACCTCCTCCCAGGTGCCGGCGGCGATCTGCCGGGTGGTGCGGTGCGGGCCACGGCGCGGTGAGACGTACCAGAAGCCCATGGTCACGTTCTCGGGCTGCGGCTCCGGCTCGTCCAGGGCACCGTCCGTCGCCTCGGAGAGGATCTTCCGCGCCAGCTCGGGGGAGGTCGCGGTGACCGTCACGTCGGCGCCGCGGTTCCACCGGGAGACCAGCAGCGTCCACCCGTCACCCTCGGCCAGCGTCGTGCTGCGGTCGTCGTCGCGGGCCGACCTCAGCACCTCGGCCGACGCGGGGAGCAGGGTCGCCCCCGACCTGACCCGGTCGAGGGAGGAACTGTGCGAGTGAGGCTGCTCGCCCGTCGCGAAGCGGCCCAGGAACAGCGCGTCCACGACATCGGACGGCGAATCGCTGTCGTCCACGTTGAGCCGGATCGGCAGGGCGGACTCGGGGTTGGCAGACATGGCGCCCATGATCCGCCACGGTGCCGTCCCGCGCACCCAGGTTTCAGGAGCTGCCCCCGGGTGGCGGGACGGGGCCACGGCCTCCGGTCCGGCGGCGCCGCCGCGCCGGACCGGGGACCGCCCTCAGCCCGGCCCGCGCCGCACCCTGCGCGCCCCGCGCACGACTGCGAACCCCTTGGTGAGCACCCGGTCCACCGCGAACGTCCGGGCGACCGCCCGGCCCTCCACCAGCCGTGCGAACTCGGCCGCGCCCGTGCGACGGCGTAC
Proteins encoded in this window:
- a CDS encoding DUF5925 domain-containing protein, giving the protein MSANPESALPIRLNVDDSDSPSDVVDALFLGRFATGEQPHSHSSSLDRVRSGATLLPASAEVLRSARDDDRSTTLAEGDGWTLLVSRWNRGADVTVTATSPELARKILSEATDGALDEPEPQPENVTMGFWYVSPRRGPHRTTRQIAAGTWEEVRSNYTAPVADAMDRLMRVTPDDIAGRLLLLHGPPGTGKTSALRTLARSWRDWCQVDCVLDPERLFNDVGYLMDIAIGEDDGSSKGRWRLLLLEDCDELIRGEAKHTAGQALSRLLNLTDGLLGQGRNVLVGVTTNEDLERLHPAVVRPGRCLARIEVGSLTRSESVSWLGTEKGIGREGATLAELYALRRGNGPASVPKQDAGADAGLYL